The Sebastes fasciatus isolate fSebFas1 chromosome 4, fSebFas1.pri, whole genome shotgun sequence genome window below encodes:
- the cav2 gene encoding caveolin-2 yields MGLEKEKLDTSIIMDEDEFNRSIEPILKKKKKKKGNVYTEDPDRDPNDINAHLKVGFEDVIAEPISTHSFDKVWIGSHAVFELVKFIFYRLLTTLLAVPMAFILGLVFAVLSCIHIWLVMPVIQSVVMLLPSFKVVWRSLTDMFITPLFHSMGKSLSSVQVQTTEY; encoded by the exons ATGGGTctggaaaaggaaaaactggacACCAGTATAATTATGGACGAAGATGAGTTCAACAGATCGATAGAGCCCattctgaagaagaagaagaagaagaagggaaacGTGTACACGGAGGATCCGGACCGAGATCCAAACGACATCAACGCGCACTTGAAG GTCGGTTTTGAAGATGTCATCGCAGAGCCCATCTCCACTCACAGCTTCGACAAAGTGTGGATAGGAAGCCACGCCGTGTTCGAGCTGGTCAAATTCATCTTCTACCGGCTGCTGACCACGCTGCTGGCCGTGCCCATGGCTTTCATCCTCGGACTGGTCTTCGCGGTGCTCAGCTGCATCCACATCTG GTTGGTGATGCCGGTGATCCAGAGCGTCGTGATGCTTTTACCATCGTTCAAGGTGGTGTGGAGGAGTCTGACAGACATGTTCATAACGCCACTCTTCCACAGTATGGGAAAGAGCCTGTCCTCCGTTCAAGTGCAAACCACAGAGTACTGA